Sequence from the Candidatus Sulfotelmatobacter sp. genome:
CGCATCGCCTTGTAGGTCGCGATCGGCTCGAAGCCGTCGCAGACGCTGCTGGGCAGCCCGTAGCCGGGCGCCTTGTCGGCGACGTTGGCGACGCGCATCTGCATGTTCTGCGGCGTCGAGATCGCCCACTCGTTGTTCTCGACCAGGAACACGATCGGGAGCTGGTGGACGGCGGCGTAGTTGACCGATTCGTGCCACTCGCCTTGCGAGGTCGCGCCTTCACCGGTCGTGCACAGCACCGCGCGCCCGCTCTCGCCGCGGTACTTGAACGCGGCCGCGACGCCGACGGCGTGGGTGCAGTGCCCCGCGATGATCGACGAGATCGAGAGCACGCCCTTGTCGTGGTTCGTGTAGTGGTTGGGGAATTGCCGGCCGCCCGAGCGATCGGTCACCCGGGCGAACAGCGAGGAGAGGATCTCGTAGGGCGTCATCCCCACGCCCAGCGCGAGCCCCAGGTCGCGGTAATACGGCACCAAGACGTCCTTGCCGCGCACGAACGCCATCGCGGCGCCGGCCTGCACGCCCTCGTGCCCCTCGGAACCGAGCGCGAACGGGATCTTCCCCTGGCGATTGAGTTGAAAGCCGCGGTTGTCGAGCTGGCGCTGGAGCAGCATGTTGCGGAGCATCGCGACGAGCTGCTCGTCGGTCAGATCGCCGCGTTCGAGCTCCCGCCGCTCGCGAGCCGTGGTCGTTTTCGCCATCGAGTCGATCCCCTGGACCTGAAGTGACAACCGCGGATACTCGCGCGCCGGGCGGCTCGACTCCTGCGGCGGCCACCGGCCGCGCGTCGGAAGGAGCCGCGCGTCCCAGCGCCTACGAGATGGGCGAATGGACGAGGATGAGCGGATTCGCTCACTTCACGCCCGCGCCGTGGCGGCGTTCGCCCGTCGAGACTTCGACGTGGCGGAGGCGGAGCTGCGCGCGCTGCTGGCCGTGCGGCCCGGCGACCGCAACGCGCGCTTCAACCTGGGCTACGTCCTCGAGGCGCTGGGCCGGACGCGGGAGGCCGGCGAGGCCTACGAGCCGCTGGCGGCCGCCGGTGACGGGCCGGCGCTGGCGCGCCTGGGCCGCCTGCGTTCCGTTCAAGGGCGGCTCGACGAAGCGGCGGCGTACCTGAGCCGAGCCGCGGCCGCGGCGCCGGACGACCTCGGCCTCACGCGCGACCTAGGCATCGTCGAGAACCTGCGCGGGCACTTCACCGACTCGGTCCGGCTGCTCGAGTCGGTCGCCCCGCATCCCGCCGCCGACGCCCAGACCTGGAGCGCGCTGGCGGACTCGCTGCGCGCGCTGCGCCGTCACGACGAAGCCGAGGCCGCGGTCGACGAGGCGCTGCGCCGGGACCTGGGCCTGCTGCACGCGCGCATCGTGCGGGGCCAGCTGGCCTACGACCGCGGCGACTTCGAGCGCGCGTGGACGGCCTTCGTCCGCGCCGCCGAGCTGGCGCCCCAGGACGCCGAGCCGGAGCTCAACCTGGGCGTGCTGGC
This genomic interval carries:
- a CDS encoding thiamine pyrophosphate-dependent dehydrogenase E1 component subunit alpha encodes the protein MAKTTTARERRELERGDLTDEQLVAMLRNMLLQRQLDNRGFQLNRQGKIPFALGSEGHEGVQAGAAMAFVRGKDVLVPYYRDLGLALGVGMTPYEILSSLFARVTDRSGGRQFPNHYTNHDKGVLSISSIIAGHCTHAVGVAAAFKYRGESGRAVLCTTGEGATSQGEWHESVNYAAVHQLPIVFLVENNEWAISTPQNMQMRVANVADKAPGYGLPSSVCDGFEPIATYKAMREALDRARSGGGPSIVEAKCYRFLSHSTDDDDRTYRSREIIEEQRKMDPVPRFEQLLIDAGVIDAERAKALRQEVLRETNEATDAAEAQAYPTPQSLYDNVVAGDYHPWQEFS